The sequence CCTTTACTCCGCCAAGAATGCCGGCCGCAACAGGACAGTCCTGTTCGAAGATGGCATGCGCAAGGATTCCGGCCGCAACTGGCTGATCTATCGGCGGTAGCACATCCCTTTCTCCCTTTTCCGAAACAACGCTCTTCGCACGCTGCTCGCGCCGGACGAACCTCGTTCCCGCGGAAACAGCGCATCGATCGCGTCATCTCTAGAAAAGGTTGCAACAGGAAGCGATCGCGGTTGAGGCCAGACGCGCTTCCCGCAACCAGATGGGGAGATCAAAATGAAAAGCGTACTTGCAGCTTTCGTCGCGTCGGCGGTCTTGGCCGGAGCAACTTGCTCGGCAAATGCCGCAGGCGGCGGAACAATCACCTTCGCCTCGCTCGACAGTAATGCCGCAAAGACGGGATGGCTCAAGGTCCTCTCGGAAGGCGGGCAGCCAAAGGCGAAAACCCGCGCTCGCCGCGATGTCAATCATTCGCCCATCCCGCGCGAATTGGTGGCCTTCCAGGAGGACGCCGCCCCGGGCACCATCGTCGTCGACAACTCGGAACGGCGGCTCTATCACGTTCTCGGCCGCGGCATCGCGATGAAATATGCCATCAGCGTCGGTCGCGAGGGGTTTCTCTGGACCGGCACCAACGCGGTCAGCCGCAAGTCCGAATGGCCGACCTGGGTACCGCCGGAAGAGATGCGCGCCCGCGAGGCGAAGAAAGGCAAGATCCTGCCCGTGAGCATGAAGGGCGGCATCGACAATCCGCTCGGCGCCCGCGCCATCTATCTCGGCTCGACGATCTACCGCATCCACGGAACGAACCAGCCATCCTCGATCGGTAAGGCCATGTCGTCAGGCTGCATCCGCATGGCAAACGAGGACGTCGAGCACCTCTATGCCAATGTCAGCATCGGCACCAAAGTTATCGTTCATAACTGATTGCGCCTTGTCCGCGCGCTACCACATCGTCTTCGCGGCACGCTCCGGCCATTCCCGATCATACGTTTCCTTGTCAAAGTCAGCCTTGGCAGCCTTGAGAAGCGTGCCAGGGGTCGGCAAGGATCCGGGATCCGCGAAGCGCGCGGGGTTCCATAGCTGGGAACGGATCAGCGCCCGGGCACATTGGAAATAGACCTCGCCGATCGTGACGACGATGACGCTGCGCGGATGCTTGCCGTCCATCTCGAACGAGCCGGTCAACGCCGGATCGACGCTGACGACCGCCGTGCCGTTGATGCGCATCGCGGTATTCGAGCCGGGAACGAGAAACATCAAGGCCACGCGCGGATCGCGAACGATATTGGCAAGGGAGTCGACGCGGTTGTTGCCGCGCCAATCCGGCATCAGCACGGTCTCGTCGTCGGCGATCCGCACAACGGAGCAATCGTCGCCGCGCGGCGAACAATCCAACCCCTCCGGTCCTACGGTCGCGAGCGCCGCAAAAGGCGACGCCTCGATCATCCGCCGGTATTCGGCGGTCAGCGCCTTGGTCACCTTGACGATCGATGCCTCGCCCGTATCGCCATAAAGCTCCCTCAAGTCCTCAACCGTCCTGATGATCATTCTATCCTCCGGCAATAACCATCAACTCACCTGCGCTTGAGCGCAATCAGCGGGCGAACGTTTCGAGGGGTAGCATGACATCCTGATGACGCATCAGGCGATTCTTCTTAGCTGGGCTCCGTTTTTTCCTTCGCCGAGGAACGCCGTTATCCTGTCGATGACTTGAGGCGCGGAAACGATGCGGCGGTGGCCGAGGCCGTTCGCCCAATGCAATTCGACATTCGGTCCGGCCGCGCTGTAGCGACGCGCGTGATCGGCGGAGACCTCCTTGTCATCCTCGGCATGGATCACCAGCACAGGCTTCCTGAGCGCGCCGAGAATGCGGGCGGCGTCGAAGCCCTCCACGCGCCGACCGGAGAGGCGTTCGACCATGCCCTCGAAGGCCGCCTGAACCGCCGGTGCAAGGCCCATCACCTTGCCGAAGCCCCTGAAGAGCCATGTCATCTCGCTCGGCGCGCCAATCAGCACGAGCTTCGCCGGAACACGGGCCGGCACATCGCAGACCACCGCTCCCGCCGCGCAAGCAAGGCTGGCGCCGCCGAAGGAGTGACCGATACCGGCATCGAAACCTTCGAAATGGCGCCAGGCGGCATCGATCGCCCTTACCGCCTGCGGCATGGTGAGCGACCGGCCTGGCGAAGCGCCGTGACCCGGCCAGTCGAGCGCAACCACCTCGGCGCCGGCCGCGAGCAGACCGTCGATCATGGCGGCGAGATAGTTGCTGCGCGAGCCCCATCCGTGGGCCAGCAGGACGCGCGGTCCGATGCTGCCCGCACGACGCTCGAAATGGCGCGCGACGACCCAGCCGCCGGCGAAGGAGAGCGTCACCTTCTGCGAACGCGCCATGATCGGCACTGCCGCCTTCAGCAAGGCAGCCTCCTTGCTGTTTTTCGGTTTGCGGCTCGGGGTGCGACAAAAGATTCGGAAAGCCATTTTGCCAGCCGCCTCGGGAGAGATCGCCGATACGGCCTTCAGCGAGAGACGGATGACCTTGATCGCAAAGGATGCCATAGTGAAATTCTCTCTTGAAATGTTCAATATTGAACATAATTGTACAACGATGAACAAAAAGCAAGCCACGACTGAAGATCACCATTTTCCCTGGGATCACCCGCGCTTTCGAAGCTGGATCGCCGCCGCCCGCGCCTGCCAACTGATGCAGCAGACGTTGGCGCGTGCGCTCGCGCATCTCGACATCAAGCCTCCGCATCTCGACATATTGGTCAATCTCTACCGCTTCGACCGCATCACGCAGCAGGAACTCGCCCGCAAGCTGCTCGTCGGCCGCTCCAATATGAGCATGCTGCTGCCGCAACTCGAAAGGCGCGGCCTGATCGACCGGCGAGGCGATGAAAGGGACAAGCGGGTGCTACGGCTCTCGCTGACGGCGGACGGCCGAATACTTACCGAGGAAGCGATGGACATCCAGACGGCGCTGATCGAGAAAACGCTCGGCGGCTCGCCGATCGAGGACTGCATGACGGTCGCGCAGTCGATGGAGCGGATCATCGCCATCCTGCTCAAGGAGGACGGCGACCTTCCGTGACGACCAATATAGC is a genomic window of Sinorhizobium numidicum containing:
- a CDS encoding L,D-transpeptidase encodes the protein MKSVLAAFVASAVLAGATCSANAAGGGTITFASLDSNAAKTGWLKVLSEGGQPKAKTRARRDVNHSPIPRELVAFQEDAAPGTIVVDNSERRLYHVLGRGIAMKYAISVGREGFLWTGTNAVSRKSEWPTWVPPEEMRAREAKKGKILPVSMKGGIDNPLGARAIYLGSTIYRIHGTNQPSSIGKAMSSGCIRMANEDVEHLYANVSIGTKVIVHN
- a CDS encoding alpha/beta fold hydrolase — protein: MASFAIKVIRLSLKAVSAISPEAAGKMAFRIFCRTPSRKPKNSKEAALLKAAVPIMARSQKVTLSFAGGWVVARHFERRAGSIGPRVLLAHGWGSRSNYLAAMIDGLLAAGAEVVALDWPGHGASPGRSLTMPQAVRAIDAAWRHFEGFDAGIGHSFGGASLACAAGAVVCDVPARVPAKLVLIGAPSEMTWLFRGFGKVMGLAPAVQAAFEGMVERLSGRRVEGFDAARILGALRKPVLVIHAEDDKEVSADHARRYSAAGPNVELHWANGLGHRRIVSAPQVIDRITAFLGEGKNGAQLRRIA
- a CDS encoding MarR family winged helix-turn-helix transcriptional regulator, which encodes MNKKQATTEDHHFPWDHPRFRSWIAAARACQLMQQTLARALAHLDIKPPHLDILVNLYRFDRITQQELARKLLVGRSNMSMLLPQLERRGLIDRRGDERDKRVLRLSLTADGRILTEEAMDIQTALIEKTLGGSPIEDCMTVAQSMERIIAILLKEDGDLP
- a CDS encoding pyridoxamine 5'-phosphate oxidase family protein, whose translation is MIIRTVEDLRELYGDTGEASIVKVTKALTAEYRRMIEASPFAALATVGPEGLDCSPRGDDCSVVRIADDETVLMPDWRGNNRVDSLANIVRDPRVALMFLVPGSNTAMRINGTAVVSVDPALTGSFEMDGKHPRSVIVVTIGEVYFQCARALIRSQLWNPARFADPGSLPTPGTLLKAAKADFDKETYDREWPERAAKTMW